In Paroedura picta isolate Pp20150507F chromosome 15, Ppicta_v3.0, whole genome shotgun sequence, the genomic window gtccgtgaacatctggaggaccacagattgactacccctgccctagagagcctatggcctattgatactaaaatattaaaatagtaatataaggacaggcaataggattttgccacctttgatacaacaaactgtttttggaggactGGAGgcttcaaccactgatgaagtcaatgaaaacggaatttatTTAGAATCCGtgatggttgttccttctggtatagaaaAGAATTGTAAAATAAATTGAATTGAATTCATTGTATACATTGTATTACAagcatattgccttggaaaggttccctgttttctccTCCAGGGTGGACATCCTGACCTCAGCCCGCTTGATGAACTCCTCTGTGGCCAGGTTCTCATTCTCCCGCTCGCCACGCCAAGCATTGAGGGCCGAGGCTTGCAGGGCTCGGCCGTAGGAGAAGGTCAGGGCCCAGGGCCGAGGCAAGGGGCAGTTGTTGATGGCGTTCAGGTTGATGGAGGCCTCTTCCTCGCTCTGCCCGCCGGACAGGAAGGTAACTCCTGAAAGGGAGAGGAGTTAGAACCATCAGACTCGGCTGCAAAACACTCACACAGAAGAGCTaggttttgcaccctgcttttcattacccaaaggagtctcaaagtggttgacaatcgccttctcttcctagCCCCACAACGGCCCTGCAGATCTTTTGACAGCTTCGTCAGGACTCAGATTACAATTGGTCAACTCATTTCAACAGGTTGGAACCAGGGCGGAAAAAGCCCCAGCTCTGGTCGAGGTTAGCTAAATGTTTTTGGgtccagggattaccaacaagtTGGTGTTTGCAGAATGCAAAGCTGTCTTGGGaccatattgggagaggcggtccctcaaaacATACATCGAAGACACCTGCCTTAAGTGGCAAAGGAGGAAGAGGCAGTTTCTCTCAGCCACAAAAGAAGCATATCGTCCCATTAAGTGGTtgcagctggctcacagcagctcCGTTACATTCCTCCTCAAGGGGGTTTTCGAGGCGAGCACAAAGCAGAGGCCAGCCGTCGCCACCTTCCGCAAAGgccttcttggaggtctcccatccagctacccaccctgcttagcttctgagctctgatgagatcaggctagcaagCTGCTGCTCCTCAAGCTCACTGTTTCTTTgaggtttcctttttccattgcaTCGTAAAGGAATGCGCCGCTAGTGAGCATGCCCAAACGACTTCCGCAAACAAACAAGTTCAAAACCCATCAGTATGTTGCAAGCCCCACACCAAAGAGACGCGGTGAGAATAAAACTGGCTTGGTGCTCCCAGGCGCAGTACAGGCAAGGGCGTTCGGCATCCAAACCATGATTCGTTTCTAGGGAGGAGAAACGGGGAGGGGCAATACCTGGAACGGCAGGTGGTACAGTCCGACGCAGAGCCGTCACTGTTGCCATGGCGATCTCTTCAGGGTTGTACTTGGTGGGGCAGGCATGGCCAGGCGTCACCATGTTGGGTTTCAGCAGCGTGCCTTCCAGGTAGACGTGGTGGTCACTAAGGGCTTTGTACACAGCAGCTAGAACCTAGAAAGAGGCGTTGGGCCAATGGTCAAAAACGTGGCTTCCAGAAGGAACCAGCCAGGCTCCCAGAGTcttttccccacagcagccattttgagtcagccattttgaatcAGCCATTTTGAACCTGCACCCACcaaactgtgtcagaattcccaaacTGCCTTGCAGGAACAAAGGGTTGGAGACGCCCCACGCCTCTCCCAAGGATCTCccggaattcccccccccctccaaatagaTCCTGGCAGGCATCCAGAACACGCCTTACCTTTTCAGTTACGTACTGGCAGCGCTTCAAGTCGTGGTCTCCATCCGGCAAGATCTCCGGCTCCACAATGGGCACGATGCCATTCTGCAGGAGGAAAGGCAAAGGGGCCACTGAGGCAGAGGAGACCCTCCCTGGTTGTTCCTAGAAGCTTATTCCACTCTCTAGAACCGCCAAAGGGAAAGGGATTTCTCCTGCCCAAGTCCCCTCTCCACCCGGAGAACCCTTGGGGGGCCAGGATAAGCCCCGCCGTGCCCACCTGCTGACAGATGCTTGCATAGCGTGCCAACACGTTGGCATTCTCCATGATGGCCAGGGAGGACGGAGTGTTCTCGCTGATCTTCAGAACACAGCGCCACTTGGCAAAGTCGGCACCGTCCTTCTTGTACTGAGCGCAGCGCTCGGAGAGTCCGTCCAAGCCTGGCAGAGGAAGGCGCAGGTCTTACCCACAGGCCTCCCATCACACCCTCCCCAGAGCACAAGCCCCTGAGTGCCAAGTGTGATGGGTGCCACCCCAGATTCCACCAAGTCTTCTACCCACAAAACCTCTGCTGCCTCCTGCATTCCATTTCCTCTATTGCTGCCCCGTCTGCCAAGAGCCACTTCCCTCAGCATTCCCGAATCtcacgagagccagcttggtgtagtggataagagggAAAGCCGCTAATCtgaaggactgggtttgattccccgcttctccgcatgcagctagctggatgaccttgggccagtcacagccctgatagtgctgttctcacagagcagtcctgtcagagatctctcagccccacctccctcacagggcgtctgttgtagggagaggaagatgctttgagaatccttcaggtagtaaaaaagcagggtacaaaaacccacaTCTCTTCTTGGTTCTAAGAAATCTTTCTGTCCTTGGATCCAGACACGAATGTgcttgcccttcccttcccttaccTGCCTCTCCTCCAGCCTAACCAGGGGAGCTGCTTGTTGGAAGATAAATGCCAAGGAGAACGTACCTTGAGTCGTGGTTTCTCCATCGGTCCCAGCAAGGGGCACAACGCCCTTGTCCACCTGTTAAGGAAAGGATGAGACGCTGTGTACAACAACCCCTCCTGCCCCTCTTTGGTCCTTGGCTCGGCACCAAGGAGGGGTTATCATGGCCATGAAAAACATCAGTGGGACAGACGGGGAGCCTGGTGCTCAGTCACgccagggggaggaaaggagctgTGCCCCTGCCAGGTGGGCCATTAAGCTGGATGCAGGGGCCCTTTCCTGTTCCTTTCTGGTTGAGAATCTAAGTATTGTGAGCCATTTCCACTTGCACACCTGTTGGTCCCAAGCATTCCTGGATCCTGAGCTAGGTAAAACGTCTACCGTACTTgggcagatggtcccaggttcattctccagttagaaagaccagtcagctggtgatgtgaaagaccactacCCAAGCCCCCTGATTGCCTCTGCCAGTCTGCAAAGAGCAGtcattctcaacaggggccataTGAACATTTGAAAGGGGCCACCGACTGAAAGATGTGAGAAAGGGAGCTAGCTCAAAGGGTTTTATGCGGGGGAGGCAAGTAGCTAAACTGATGAAATACACTTTTTGTCACATCGGTAATAGCTAGAAAGTTTAGCCTTTgtcaagggatggaaaaagaaaTCACGTGattcattcctttgtgtgtgtttgaattaACGCTCTCAAGAGAAATAAAAAGAACGCACATTCTGCTCTTGGTTGAATGTTTTCGAAATctggcttaggccttttttagcctagaaATCTTATTTTAGGCCTTTTTTCAcctagctcattgcacaagtggccagccaagagcaggggagccctggaagagctcctaaaagggccatgccCAAAAAGCCCATTGAGAAGAGCTGGTGCAGACAACACCGAGAGACCAATTTGATTCAGAACAAGGTGGTGTCATGTGCCCATGTGGTTGTTTCTCTGTTTCTGGATCAGCTGTTGtgtatatttccatttaaaaaaaacctgaaagcATGATGAGAATAAAGACCTGAAAGTTTGTCCCATGTGAAACAAAATGGGGTGTCCCCCACTGCAAATGGGGGGCTGCCAAACCCAGCAGCTACCCAAGTCAGCCTCACTCCCAGCCAAGTCATACCTTGATGCCCACAACAATGTCCTTGTCCTTGATCATCTCGACAAAAGATGTGCCATCATCCGAGTTCTGGTACATGGTCTCGTGGAAGAAGATGACGCCGCCAATGCAATTCTGGATCCGGCTGTCGGCGCTGAAGAGGAGCTGCCGGTAAAGCCGCCGATTCTCTTCGGTGTTTTCCACCCCGATCTGGTTCAGGCGCTTGGCCATGCTGCCTGCCAGAGAAAGAGGGCAATGCATGCAGAGAGAGGCCAGCACAGCAGCCCAGTGGCAGGACAATGGGACCTCGGCCCTTAGGACCTGGGTTCGGATACAGCCTTGGCCCCTGTGCATTATCTGTAGGCCCACCAGGAAACTGGTTGCTCAGGGTGTGCAAAAGGATGCTGGATCAGAAGAATCccaggtctgattcagcagggataTCTGCTGCGTCCACACTGACTTCCTAATGGAACAGGCCTGGCCTGTCAGTAGAAGCAGTTTATTGAGAAAGCGAAATAGAACTCATGGGTACTTCTTGTTGAAACTCATTTGATAGGGacatacagatcaatatatttcAATGTTATgcatccctgcactatgcaggggccAGAGAGAAGACGACAAAAGtgatatgacagccatcttcaagtacttgaaaggctgtcacataggatggagctgagttgttttctgttgccccaaagagttgggttgaaattaattcaaaagaattttcagcttccagaaaaagctcctgacagagcagttccttagtagaacaggcttccttgggaggtggtgagttctccttctttggaaggttttaagcataggctagacagccatcggacagaaatgctgatttgatgaacctaggcagattgtgaggggtgggcagaagggattgtgtcggtgattggctcttgtggccctttcttgcatgcccagggaaatgctgattgccattttgggatcagaaggctAATTTCCTTCAggacagggattctggtttggcgGAGGGGGAGGTCATCAtatgagcatggaattggggtagttgtgaatttcctgcatcctacAGGGG contains:
- the ALDOC gene encoding fructose-bisphosphate aldolase C gives rise to the protein MTHQYPALTPEQKKELSDIAQRIVAPGKGILAADESVGSMAKRLNQIGVENTEENRRLYRQLLFSADSRIQNCIGGVIFFHETMYQNSDDGTSFVEMIKDKDIVVGIKVDKGVVPLAGTDGETTTQGLDGLSERCAQYKKDGADFAKWRCVLKISENTPSSLAIMENANVLARYASICQQNGIVPIVEPEILPDGDHDLKRCQYVTEKVLAAVYKALSDHHVYLEGTLLKPNMVTPGHACPTKYNPEEIAMATVTALRRTVPPAVPGVTFLSGGQSEEEASINLNAINNCPLPRPWALTFSYGRALQASALNAWRGERENENLATEEFIKRAEVNGLAALGQYESSGDGSGLAGQSLYIADHAY